A stretch of Clostridia bacterium DNA encodes these proteins:
- a CDS encoding Ger(x)C family spore germination protein — translation MRRLSKMTLVLSLVTFLLTGCWDGREPQELMHAVLLAFDIDDQGNYEAIIQFPGPGTAAGGGGEGGGAGGGGRRTPFTTNSAKGPTPFAAIRNLSSTTSRLISLSHLRMLLISERLARHGIGAIVDLLEKDRELRLSLHAAVVEGDLKRLFTAPFPLESTPAMGLERLVRLMKYERSITPDAPFLEKLGELARPGEEMLLSRIQALPAGSPATEEAAPSEGSQAGSQRPTALAAGGAVFQGEKMVGWFDTDATRGYMLIRGKARRDSVVVKSPDGEGYIAIDVFKSKATLEPVVEDGKVSMQVKIMVHGRIQDQTSLGGNLSGLDLQNPQVLALLKNNLAEAISNYAELSLARARELRVDVFGFGNAVYRKYPYQWEKIGQYWPEIFPTVPVDITVKAVINRPGRGVR, via the coding sequence TTGCGCCGACTATCCAAGATGACACTGGTACTGTCCCTGGTTACATTCTTACTTACGGGCTGCTGGGATGGGAGGGAGCCCCAGGAGCTGATGCACGCAGTTTTACTGGCTTTCGACATCGATGACCAGGGTAACTATGAAGCGATAATTCAATTTCCTGGTCCGGGGACGGCTGCAGGCGGCGGGGGCGAGGGGGGTGGAGCAGGCGGCGGTGGGCGGAGAACTCCCTTCACAACTAATTCTGCCAAAGGACCAACGCCCTTTGCAGCCATAAGAAATTTATCCTCAACCACCAGCCGGCTGATATCTCTTTCCCACCTGCGGATGCTACTGATTTCCGAGAGATTAGCTAGGCATGGCATCGGCGCTATCGTCGACTTGTTGGAGAAGGACCGGGAGCTGCGTTTGAGCCTGCATGCAGCTGTCGTCGAGGGAGATCTGAAGAGGCTTTTTACGGCCCCGTTTCCCCTGGAATCCACTCCCGCTATGGGCTTGGAACGCCTGGTTCGGCTTATGAAATACGAACGCTCCATTACCCCTGATGCTCCCTTCCTGGAAAAACTAGGTGAACTGGCCCGTCCGGGAGAAGAGATGCTGCTTTCCAGGATCCAGGCTCTTCCGGCTGGATCTCCGGCAACTGAAGAGGCAGCCCCAAGCGAAGGGTCTCAAGCCGGTTCCCAAAGGCCAACGGCGCTGGCGGCCGGAGGCGCAGTGTTTCAAGGCGAAAAGATGGTGGGCTGGTTTGATACCGATGCAACCAGGGGCTATATGTTGATAAGGGGGAAGGCTCGGCGCGACTCGGTAGTAGTAAAATCTCCCGATGGAGAGGGTTATATTGCCATAGACGTATTTAAGTCCAAGGCAACCCTGGAACCGGTTGTTGAGGATGGGAAGGTTAGCATGCAGGTTAAGATCATGGTTCATGGCCGCATTCAGGACCAGACCTCTTTGGGGGGTAATCTATCCGGTCTGGATTTGCAAAACCCGCAGGTATTGGCTTTATTGAAGAACAACCTTGCCGAGGCCATAAGCAACTATGCCGAGCTATCCCTGGCCCGGGCGCGGGAACTAAGGGTGGACGTATTTGGTTTTGGCAATGCTGTGTACAGGAAGTATCCTTACCAATGGGAAAAGATTGGCCAGTACTGGCCGGAAATTTTCCCAACTGTCCCTGTGGACATAACCGTTAAAGCTGTAATCAACCGGCCAGGACGGGGGGTTCGGTGA